In Saprospiraceae bacterium, the sequence ATGTTCTTTCAATCACTACTCTAGCCACTCCACCTTTTTCGATTCTGGCTAAAAGGTATCTACGGATATGCTCATCCTCAACGACTTTTTTTGCCATCGTTCTACCGCCGAACCAATTAGAATCCCATCCTCTGATGATTCCCAGTCGACTTCCTATCGGATTTACTTTCTGACCCATTTAAATTAATTGTATGGTTTTATTGATTAGATTGAATTTCGTCTTCAGTAACGCTTTCAGATGGTAGCGGAACAGAGTTAGCGACTATTAAAGTCAGATGATTGGAGCGTTTACGAATCCTGTGTGCTCTACCATGTGGTGCAGGCTGGAACCTTTTAAGTACCGGTCCACCCCCAACAAAAGCTTTGCTTACTATGAGATTGTAGGTATCTGTATTGCCAGTTTGCTCACTTTTCACTTCCCAATTGGCTACGGCGGAAATCAAAGCTTTTTCTACCCAGTATGCTGAGTCTTTTTTGGTAAACTTCAGGATATTCAAGGCATCTACTACCTTTTTACCCCGAATATTATCTACCACCAGTCTAATTTTCCTGGCCGAACCATGTCCATTTCTCAAATGGGATACTGCTTCCATGTTATAAATTTTTCTAGATAATTGGTTAATAAACTATACGTATGATTATCAGTCTTTTCTATTTCCTGAATGTCCTCTGAATGTCCGGGTAGGAGAAAATTCTCCAAGTTTATGACCCACCATGTTTTCCGTGACATAGACAGGTATAAATGTTTTGCCATTATGCACTGCGATGGTTTCTCCTACCATCTCAGGTATGATCATAGAAGCTCTGGACCAGGTTTTGATCACCACCTTCTTATTAGCTAGTTTGTTTTCAGTCACTTTCTTGAGAAGCCTGTGAAAAACATATGGTCCCTTTTTAATTGATCTTGCCATTGTATTCTAATTTTTACGACTTATTTCTTTTTAGCATTTCTGTGAGAAATAATCAGCTTTTGAGAGCCTTTATTGGTATTTCTTGTTTTAGCTCCTTTAGCCTTCTTAGAGTTTCGGGATCTTGGATGTCCTCCAGAGGCTCTACCTTCACCTCCACCCATTGGGTGATCTACAGGGTTCATAGCCACACCCCGGTTACGAGGTCTGATACCACGCCATCTGCTTCGGCCTGCTTTACCAAGGATCTGAAGACCATGATCTGGATTCGATGTAGTACCAATAGTGGCTCTGCACTGAATCAGTATTCTTCTAACCTCACCTGAAGGCATTTTAACCACGGCATACCGACCTTCTTTTCCAGTCAATTCCGCAGCAGTACCGGCACTTCTAACCAGGGCAGCACCTTGATGTGGATGCAATTCGATGGCATGAATACTACTACCGAGAGGAATATCTCTTAAATACAGTGTATTGCCAATTTCCGGCTCAGCATCTTTACCTGAATGCACTTTCTGACCAACTTTGAGTCCATTAGGTGCTATCATATATCTTTTTTCACCGTCGGCATAATGCAACAATGCTATGTA encodes:
- the rplV gene encoding 50S ribosomal protein L22, whose translation is MEAVSHLRNGHGSARKIRLVVDNIRGKKVVDALNILKFTKKDSAYWVEKALISAVANWEVKSEQTGNTDTYNLIVSKAFVGGGPVLKRFQPAPHGRAHRIRKRSNHLTLIVANSVPLPSESVTEDEIQSNQ
- the rpsS gene encoding 30S ribosomal protein S19, whose product is MARSIKKGPYVFHRLLKKVTENKLANKKVVIKTWSRASMIIPEMVGETIAVHNGKTFIPVYVTENMVGHKLGEFSPTRTFRGHSGNRKD
- the rplB gene encoding 50S ribosomal protein L2, producing MPVRKFKPVTPGTRFRIANTFAEVTKSTPEKSLLKPFHEVAGRNNQGRMTVRYRGGSHKRQYRVIDFKRDKDGIPAVVHSIEYDPNRTAYIALLHYADGEKRYMIAPNGLKVGQKVHSGKDAEPEIGNTLYLRDIPLGSSIHAIELHPHQGAALVRSAGTAAELTGKEGRYAVVKMPSGEVRRILIQCRATIGTTSNPDHGLQILGKAGRSRWRGIRPRNRGVAMNPVDHPMGGGEGRASGGHPRSRNSKKAKGAKTRNTNKGSQKLIISHRNAKKK